cttgtgagagagagagagagagagagagagagagagtattgaGAAAAAAGTGGAGGTTGAGGGTTGGAACGGTTACCAAATAACAACCTGCGCGGGAAAGTCTAGGGTTTTTAGCTTATCTTAACTGTAAGTGAAAACCGCTATACATGGTGGCTGCAATGCCCTAACTTTTACCTAGTGCATATATAGCCTTAGGACAAAAGACTATAGTTTATCTTGTTAATTTCAAGGactgaaaattaaaaggatTAACATTGACCTAAGGGGAAAGGGTTTAATTACGACATCAGTAtgcttaggtttttttttattgcattTGCTTAGTTAATTACATAGTCTAATTAAATATGGTCCCGCTAGCGTTATTTAGGTGCACTTTACATACGTCATACAATATTGGAACCTATGATCCAAAATGCCGACAAATTTATGAACTCAAATATATTAGATGAAGAAAATATCATTATTCATTCtagtttttaattttgctaACATGATTAATTAGTGTTGCTATTAGAACCACATTACTGATCACTTCTCTATTACAAGTGAGTCTCTCATACATAGGTGAAGCTCATCTCTATTAAAGAGACCATCAATATATTTGGTGCAACTATTCTTAATGATATATATGTCAAGTTAAGATTGGCCATTGCTAATTTTATCTATATGAAAATATTGACTATTAATCTATACTAATCTGAAATGGCATATACCACACAAAACCGTGATTGCCACCCCATGTATACCAGTTCAACCTTAAAATTTGGAATCTGAGATTTGTGGTGGGTATAGTGACCGAATATTGCTCTCTCACTTAATAATTTGGCATGTTTGTCAAAGGTTAATCTAGAAACATTACTTTAGATCCAAGAAATCTCACACTCTCGTTTAGAACCGTTCGTTTAACACCAAATatagaagaaaaggagaaaacagTGGAGAAAAACAGGGTCAGACTGTAAGGCCTTGGTTCATCTTCTCTCAATCTTCAATCTTCTCACGTCAATACATTAATTGtcctttatattttattttagtttaaaaaatttcaaagtaaAACACTAAGTTCTATCTGGTAAAGTTCAATCATGGCAACGGGAGAGAAGATTGAAGAGCCTGGAAAGGATAATAAAGTCACTCATTCtgaagaacaagaaaaagaGTTATCCAAGGATATCCAAGAGAAGGGTAATGAAGCAAAGGATTTGAAAAATGTTGGGGAAAGTGGTGAATCTAAAAAGAATGAGGATGTCACTAAGAAGGCGGTGGccgaggagaagaagaagaagaatgaggatgaAATACAGAAGAAGAACAATGCAGTTGAAAAGGGAGATGAGAAAAGTTCAACAATGGCGATAGAAAAAAAGCTAGAAAATCCCCAGGAGGATGTGAAAATGTAGGTGAGGCTGGTGAATCTAAAAAGGATGAGGGTGTAATTGAAAAGGAGGTGGTGGAGGAGAAGAAGGCGAGTGAAGGTGAAACGAGGGAGATTGTGGTGGAGGAGAAGGCTAATGAAGGAGAAATTGAGGATGTGGTATTGGAAGAGAAGAACAATGATCAGGttgaaaaagttgagaaaagCTCATCATTCTGGGACTTAAAAGAGCAAGAGAAAAGGGCTTTGATGGAGCTGAGATCCAAGCTCGAAAACGCAATACTTGAGAACAAGTTGTTTGagggaaataagaagaaaatggtGGAGCATGAGAAGGAAAAGGTATTGGAGAAGGAAtgtggagagaaagagaaagtaatAGAGAGTGAGCCTGTGAAGGAAgctgagaaagagaaagaaagttcCGAGAAAGTAGAAGAGGTTGAAGAAAAGGGAAAGATATGTGAGAAGGCAGGTGGGGAGGAGGAGAAAATCAATGAGGGGAAAGGAGAGGAAAATGCTATGAAAGAAGCTGAGAAAGAGAAGGATAGTTTGACGAAAGtagaagaaattgaagaaaagggAAAGATATCGAAGAAGGAAGGTGGAGAGACGAAGAAAATAAATGAGGGGAAAGGAGATGAAATAGTCGTGGAAAAAACtgtgaaggagaaggaaggctctaaggagatagaagaaaagtTAGTAGTAAAAGAAGAGAAACAATACGGCGATAAACCTTCCAAGCAAGAAGACG
This genomic interval from Malus domestica chromosome 05, GDT2T_hap1 contains the following:
- the LOC139196236 gene encoding uncharacterized protein; its protein translation is MATGEKIEEPGKDNKVTHSEEQEKELSKDIQEKGNEAKDLKNVGESGESKKNEDVTKKAVAEEKKKKNEDEIQKKNNAVEKGDEKSSTMAIEKKLENPQEDVKM